One genomic region from Streptomyces sp. NBC_01431 encodes:
- a CDS encoding pyridoxal phosphate-dependent decarboxylase family protein: MHPPLAGGPAGPTALRPLLDVVLDALHHGARARGGPLPDGGPQAVTQRVRDAAADVFPQHGTGAEEALTTLVRTLAEGSADPAEPHCAAHLHTPPLALAAAADLAASALNPSMDSWDQAPAASALETLVTTALATEIWPHADALVTTGGTESNQLALLLARERHGPIQVVCGAPTHHSIHRATWLLGLPQPVVIPAPAGTIDLAALDTALTGHHQPLLVVATAGTTDTGAIDPLPAIAELCATHHAELHVDAAYGGPLLFSDRHRHQLAGLERAQSVTLDLHKLGWQPVAAGLLAVPDPAQLAPLTHTADYLNADDDTDAGLPDLLGRSLRTTRRPDILKIAVTLRALGRDGLAALIDRVCQTAQELAQLIDKHPELELYQQPTISTVLFRPHGADDPTVAHIRRTLLTNGTAALGRARADGRLWLKATLLNPHLTPHDLHTLIDTALHTSETSTTAPPTHPEGSTPR; this comes from the coding sequence ATGCACCCGCCCCTCGCCGGGGGCCCCGCAGGCCCCACCGCCCTGCGCCCCCTGCTCGACGTCGTCCTCGACGCCCTCCACCACGGCGCCCGAGCACGAGGCGGCCCACTACCCGACGGCGGACCCCAAGCCGTCACCCAGCGCGTACGCGACGCGGCCGCAGACGTATTCCCACAACACGGCACCGGCGCCGAAGAAGCCCTCACCACCCTCGTCCGCACCCTCGCCGAAGGCTCCGCCGACCCCGCCGAACCACACTGCGCCGCCCACCTGCACACCCCGCCGCTCGCCCTCGCGGCCGCCGCCGACCTCGCCGCCAGCGCCCTCAACCCTTCGATGGACTCCTGGGACCAGGCCCCGGCCGCCTCCGCCCTCGAAACCCTCGTCACCACAGCACTCGCCACCGAGATCTGGCCCCACGCGGACGCCCTGGTCACCACCGGCGGGACCGAATCCAACCAACTCGCCCTCCTCCTCGCCCGAGAACGACACGGCCCCATCCAAGTCGTGTGCGGTGCCCCCACCCACCACTCCATCCACCGCGCCACCTGGCTCCTCGGCCTGCCCCAACCCGTCGTCATCCCCGCCCCCGCCGGCACCATCGACCTCGCCGCACTCGACACCGCCCTCACCGGCCACCACCAGCCCCTCCTGGTCGTCGCCACCGCCGGTACCACCGACACCGGCGCCATCGACCCGCTGCCCGCCATCGCCGAGCTGTGCGCCACCCACCACGCCGAACTCCACGTGGACGCCGCCTACGGCGGCCCCCTCCTGTTCAGCGACCGCCACCGCCACCAACTCGCCGGCCTGGAACGCGCCCAGTCCGTCACCCTCGACCTGCACAAACTCGGCTGGCAACCCGTCGCAGCCGGACTCCTCGCCGTCCCCGACCCGGCCCAGCTGGCCCCCCTCACACACACCGCCGACTACCTCAACGCTGACGACGACACCGACGCCGGCCTACCCGACCTCCTCGGCCGCTCCCTGCGCACCACCCGCCGCCCCGACATCCTCAAAATCGCCGTCACCCTGCGCGCCCTGGGCCGCGACGGCCTCGCCGCCCTCATCGACCGCGTATGCCAGACCGCCCAGGAACTCGCCCAACTCATCGACAAACACCCAGAGTTGGAGCTCTACCAACAGCCCACCATCAGCACCGTCCTGTTCCGCCCCCACGGCGCCGACGACCCCACCGTCGCCCACATCCGCCGCACCCTGCTCACCAACGGCACCGCCGCACTCGGACGCGCCCGCGCCGACGGCCGCCTCTGGCTCAAAGCAACCCTCCTCAACCCCCACCTCACCCCCCACGACCTGCACACACTCATCGACACCGCACTGCACACCAGCGAAACGAGCACCACCGCACCCCCCACCCACCCGGAAGGCAGCACCCCCCGATGA
- the pyk gene encoding pyruvate kinase, whose product MRRAKIVCTLGPATDTYDQIKALVEAGMDVARFNLSHGTYAEHEERYQRVRKASDETGRSIGILADLQGPKIRLGRFREGPVLLERGDEFTITVEDGTQGDRHLCGTTYPGLAADVTTGERILVDDGRVALQVTNIDGPRIHTLVVEGGLVSDHKGLNLPGVAVSVPALSDKDQDDLRWALRTGADIIALSFVRSGRDIQDVHRIMDEEGRRLPVIAKIEKPQAVDNIQDIVAAFDGIMIARGDLGVEMPLEQVPIVQKRAIKLAKRNAKPVIVATQMLDSMIDNSRPTRAEASDVANAVIDGTDAVMLSGETSVGKYPVETVKTMSRIVEAAEEDVLAKGLPPLTERNKPRTQGGAVARAAAEMGDFLGAKFLVAFTQSGDTVKRLSRYRSPIPLLAFTPVPATRSQLNLTWGVETFLGPHVESTDEMVAQVDEMLLKVGRCQKGDVVVITAGSPPGVPGSTNLVRVHHIGEDDSPK is encoded by the coding sequence ATGCGCCGAGCCAAAATCGTCTGCACCCTAGGGCCCGCCACCGACACATACGACCAGATCAAGGCACTGGTCGAAGCCGGAATGGACGTAGCCCGCTTCAACCTCAGCCACGGCACCTACGCCGAGCACGAGGAGCGCTACCAACGCGTCCGCAAAGCCTCCGACGAAACCGGCCGCAGCATCGGCATCCTCGCCGACCTTCAAGGCCCGAAGATCCGCCTCGGACGCTTCCGCGAAGGCCCCGTACTCCTTGAACGCGGCGACGAGTTCACCATCACCGTCGAAGACGGCACCCAAGGCGACCGCCACCTCTGCGGCACCACCTACCCCGGCCTCGCCGCCGACGTCACCACCGGCGAACGCATCCTCGTGGACGACGGAAGGGTCGCCCTCCAAGTCACCAACATCGACGGCCCACGCATCCACACCCTCGTCGTCGAAGGCGGCCTGGTCTCCGACCACAAAGGCCTCAACCTCCCCGGCGTCGCCGTCTCCGTACCCGCCCTCTCCGACAAGGACCAGGACGACCTCCGCTGGGCACTGCGCACCGGAGCCGACATCATCGCCCTCTCCTTCGTCCGCAGCGGCCGCGACATCCAAGACGTCCACCGCATCATGGACGAAGAAGGCCGCCGCCTCCCCGTCATCGCCAAGATCGAAAAGCCGCAAGCCGTCGACAACATCCAAGACATCGTCGCCGCCTTCGACGGCATCATGATCGCCCGCGGAGACCTCGGCGTCGAAATGCCCCTCGAACAGGTCCCCATCGTCCAGAAGCGAGCCATCAAACTCGCCAAACGAAACGCCAAACCCGTCATCGTCGCGACCCAAATGCTCGACTCGATGATCGACAACTCCCGCCCCACCAGGGCCGAAGCGAGCGACGTCGCCAACGCCGTCATCGACGGCACCGACGCCGTCATGCTCTCCGGCGAAACCAGCGTCGGCAAATACCCCGTCGAAACGGTGAAGACGATGAGCCGCATCGTCGAAGCGGCGGAAGAGGACGTCCTGGCCAAGGGCCTGCCCCCACTGACCGAACGCAACAAACCCCGCACCCAAGGCGGCGCCGTGGCCCGCGCGGCAGCCGAAATGGGCGACTTCCTCGGCGCGAAATTCCTCGTCGCCTTCACCCAGTCCGGCGACACGGTGAAGCGCTTGTCCAGGTACCGCTCCCCGATCCCGCTCCTTGCCTTCACCCCGGTGCCGGCCACCCGCTCCCAGCTCAACCTGACGTGGGGCGTCGAGACGTTCCTCGGCCCGCACGTCGAATCCACCGACGAGATGGTGGCCCAGGTCGATGAAATGCTGCTGAAGGTCGGCCGCTGCCAGAAGGGCGACGTGGTCGTCATCACCGCGGGCTCCCCGCCGGGCGTCCCCGGCTCGACCAACCTGGTCCGCGTCCACCACATCGGCGAGGACGACAGCCCCAAGTAA
- a CDS encoding SIMPL domain-containing protein encodes MTTTQPYGTPEAPRLAVHGEAHLDVDPELARITITITARGTNRRTTLDDLTHRNTHIITLVKSYGDAVEKLETSAFSLSPELTKHGRGERVKTYRGTACTSAELTDFTALGELTTRLADLDLTRVDGPWWSLRPNSPAHSEVRRRAVHQAVARAREYADALGTTLAALVELSDPGAENTAPAYGRPAAAGMAFRSAAPGSAEPTAPALDLEPQRQSVHARVNARFIMTPPTL; translated from the coding sequence ATGACCACCACCCAGCCCTACGGAACCCCCGAAGCCCCCCGCCTCGCCGTCCACGGCGAAGCCCACCTCGACGTCGACCCCGAACTCGCCCGCATCACCATCACCATCACCGCCCGAGGCACCAACCGCCGCACCACCCTCGACGACCTCACCCACCGCAACACCCACATCATCACCCTCGTCAAAAGCTACGGCGACGCCGTCGAAAAACTCGAAACCAGCGCCTTCTCCCTCAGCCCCGAACTCACCAAACACGGCCGCGGCGAACGCGTGAAGACCTACCGCGGCACCGCCTGCACCAGCGCCGAACTCACCGACTTCACCGCCCTCGGCGAACTCACCACCCGCCTCGCCGACCTCGACCTCACCCGCGTCGACGGCCCCTGGTGGTCCCTGCGCCCCAACTCACCCGCCCACAGCGAAGTACGCCGCCGAGCCGTCCACCAAGCCGTCGCACGCGCCCGCGAATACGCCGACGCCCTCGGCACCACCCTCGCCGCCCTCGTCGAACTCTCCGACCCCGGCGCCGAGAACACCGCCCCCGCCTACGGCCGGCCCGCCGCAGCCGGCATGGCCTTCCGATCCGCCGCCCCCGGCAGCGCCGAACCCACAGCCCCCGCCCTCGACCTCGAACCCCAACGCCAATCCGTCCACGCCCGCGTCAACGCCCGCTTCATCATGACCCCACCCACCCTCTAG
- a CDS encoding bifunctional metallophosphatase/5'-nucleotidase, which produces MPLNRRTFLGRTAAAGAGVAVATGTALPAEAKTQDQDLAHGHGHEPKRYAFTVMGTTDLHGHVFNWDYFTDKEYDDAGHNDVGLAKISTLVEQVRKEKGHRNTLLIDAGDIIQGTQLAYYYARVEPITGSNGKRGPEHPMALAMNHMRYDAAALGNHEFNYGIPTLRAFQEQLDFPLLGANALHAKTLKPAFPPYTVRCLKVPHGPDVKVGILGLTNPGIAIWDKANVQGQMTFPGLVEQAKIYVPKLRALGCDVVICTDHSGLDGSTSYGDALPYPENASSLVAEQVPGIDAILVGHTHKEVASRTVVNKETGKSVVLSEPYMWGMRLSVFDFALEFSRGRWHVTSVTADVRNANMVAEDPVVAKLVKAEHDKVVAYVNQVVGTNGAEMRSVEAPYKDVPIIDLINHIQAETVKTALASSQYASLPVLSQAACFSRSAVIPAGKVTIKDVAGLYVYENTLEARLLTGAQVRAYLEFSANYYVQTTGKVDPAAITNANSTPDYNYDVVSGVSYEVDIAKPAGSRIANVMFQGKPLDDKAQFVLAVNNYRANGGGNFPGVATAQQVWSSSEEIRNTMIAWVKAKGVIDQAEFASVDWKLTQNGVAVF; this is translated from the coding sequence ATGCCGCTGAACCGCAGGACGTTCCTGGGCCGTACGGCCGCCGCCGGAGCCGGTGTCGCCGTCGCCACGGGCACCGCGCTGCCCGCCGAGGCGAAGACCCAGGACCAGGATCTGGCCCATGGGCACGGGCACGAGCCGAAGCGGTACGCGTTCACCGTGATGGGCACGACGGATCTGCACGGCCACGTGTTCAACTGGGACTACTTCACCGACAAGGAGTACGACGACGCGGGCCACAACGACGTCGGCCTGGCGAAGATCTCGACGCTGGTGGAGCAGGTCCGCAAGGAGAAGGGCCACCGCAACACGCTGCTGATCGACGCCGGTGACATCATCCAGGGCACCCAGCTGGCGTACTACTACGCGCGGGTGGAGCCGATCACGGGGTCGAACGGCAAGCGTGGTCCGGAGCATCCGATGGCGCTGGCCATGAACCACATGCGGTACGACGCGGCGGCGCTGGGCAACCACGAGTTCAACTACGGCATTCCGACGCTGCGGGCGTTCCAGGAGCAGTTGGACTTCCCGCTGCTGGGTGCGAACGCGTTGCACGCGAAGACGCTGAAGCCCGCTTTCCCTCCGTACACGGTGCGCTGCCTGAAGGTGCCGCACGGTCCTGATGTGAAGGTCGGGATCCTGGGTCTGACGAATCCGGGCATCGCGATCTGGGACAAGGCCAATGTGCAGGGCCAGATGACGTTCCCGGGTCTGGTGGAGCAGGCGAAGATCTATGTGCCGAAGTTGCGGGCGCTGGGTTGTGACGTGGTGATCTGTACGGATCACTCGGGTCTCGATGGCAGTACGTCCTATGGGGACGCGTTGCCGTATCCGGAGAACGCTTCGTCGTTGGTGGCGGAGCAGGTGCCGGGGATCGACGCGATTTTGGTGGGGCACACGCACAAGGAGGTGGCGTCGCGGACGGTGGTGAACAAGGAGACCGGGAAGTCCGTGGTGCTGTCGGAGCCGTACATGTGGGGCATGCGGCTGAGTGTCTTCGACTTCGCGCTGGAGTTTTCGCGGGGGCGCTGGCACGTGACGTCGGTGACGGCGGATGTGCGCAACGCGAACATGGTGGCTGAGGACCCGGTGGTGGCGAAGCTGGTGAAGGCGGAGCACGACAAGGTCGTGGCGTACGTGAACCAGGTGGTGGGCACCAATGGTGCGGAGATGCGGTCGGTGGAGGCTCCGTACAAGGATGTCCCGATCATCGATCTGATCAATCACATTCAGGCGGAGACGGTGAAGACGGCGCTCGCGTCGTCGCAGTACGCGTCGCTGCCGGTGCTTTCGCAGGCGGCGTGTTTCTCGCGTTCCGCGGTGATTCCGGCGGGCAAGGTGACGATCAAGGATGTCGCGGGCCTGTATGTGTACGAGAACACGCTGGAGGCGCGGCTTCTGACGGGGGCTCAGGTGCGGGCGTATCTGGAGTTCTCGGCGAACTACTACGTGCAGACGACGGGCAAGGTCGATCCCGCGGCGATCACCAACGCGAACAGCACGCCGGACTACAACTACGACGTGGTGAGCGGTGTCTCGTACGAGGTCGACATCGCGAAGCCGGCGGGGTCGCGGATCGCGAACGTGATGTTCCAGGGCAAGCCGCTGGACGACAAGGCGCAGTTCGTGCTGGCGGTGAACAACTACCGGGCCAATGGGGGCGGCAATTTCCCGGGGGTCGCCACCGCCCAGCAGGTGTGGTCGAGTTCCGAGGAGATCCGTAACACGATGATCGCGTGGGTGAAGGCGAAGGGTGTCATTGATCAGGCGGAGTTCGCTTCGGTGGACTGGAAGCTGACGCAGAACGGTGTGGCCGTGTTCTGA
- a CDS encoding lysine N(6)-hydroxylase/L-ornithine N(5)-oxygenase family protein, whose translation MTPQPPTPEEQPHHLVGIGIGPFNLSLAALAHGVPGGLDTAFYEQRRAFHWHPGLLIEGANLQVPFLADLVTLADPASPWSFLNYLKHRQRLFPFYFAEKFHIQRTEYDAYCRWVSENLTDLHFSHQVDAVRWNTERALFEVDFTHLDSNGQAQALGRSYARNLVVGVGTEPYVPDTLKPLADAPAVPVIHSADYLDHREQLLAAEHITVIGSGQSGAEVFLDLLKNRPEGAEKLAWLARTEAFAPMEYSKLGLEHFTPDYTRYFHALPEAARDQLLPRQWQLHKGIDADTLAAIHDELYRRTQHGGWPDATLTPGVTVRTAGRVATTKVELHLEHVQQNTRSRLTTDAVVLATGYRERPLGQILAGLDPYMRYDEAQRPCVDEQFRLVLDPQVTGSVYVQNAEKHTHGVGAPDLGLAAWRSAAILNSVTGKEPYPLPTRTAFTTFGLHKKDQARPAQQPEGLVPLVEQR comes from the coding sequence ATGACCCCCCAGCCCCCCACCCCCGAAGAACAGCCCCACCACCTCGTCGGCATCGGCATCGGCCCCTTCAACCTCTCCCTGGCCGCCCTCGCCCACGGCGTACCCGGCGGACTCGACACCGCCTTCTACGAACAACGCCGCGCCTTCCACTGGCACCCCGGCCTCCTCATCGAAGGCGCCAACCTCCAAGTCCCCTTCCTCGCCGACCTGGTGACCCTCGCCGACCCCGCCAGCCCCTGGTCCTTCCTCAACTACCTCAAGCACCGCCAACGCCTCTTCCCGTTCTACTTCGCCGAAAAGTTCCACATCCAACGCACCGAATACGACGCCTACTGCCGCTGGGTCAGCGAGAACCTCACCGACCTCCACTTCTCCCACCAAGTCGACGCCGTGCGCTGGAACACCGAACGCGCCCTGTTCGAAGTCGACTTCACTCACCTCGACAGCAACGGCCAAGCCCAAGCCCTCGGCCGCAGCTACGCCCGCAACCTCGTCGTCGGCGTCGGCACCGAACCGTACGTACCCGACACCCTCAAACCACTCGCCGACGCCCCCGCCGTCCCCGTCATCCACTCCGCCGACTACCTCGACCACCGCGAACAACTCCTGGCCGCCGAACACATCACCGTCATCGGCTCCGGCCAGTCGGGCGCCGAAGTCTTCCTCGACCTCCTCAAGAACCGGCCCGAAGGCGCCGAAAAACTAGCCTGGCTGGCCCGCACCGAAGCGTTCGCCCCCATGGAGTACTCCAAGCTCGGCCTCGAACACTTCACCCCCGACTACACCCGCTACTTCCACGCCCTGCCCGAAGCCGCACGCGACCAGCTCCTGCCCCGCCAATGGCAGCTCCACAAGGGCATCGACGCCGACACCCTCGCCGCCATCCACGACGAGCTCTACCGCCGCACCCAGCACGGCGGCTGGCCCGACGCCACCCTCACCCCCGGCGTCACCGTCCGCACCGCAGGACGCGTCGCCACCACCAAGGTCGAACTCCACCTCGAACACGTCCAGCAGAACACCCGCTCCCGCCTCACCACCGACGCCGTCGTCCTCGCCACCGGCTACCGCGAACGCCCCCTCGGCCAGATCCTCGCCGGACTCGACCCGTACATGCGCTACGACGAAGCCCAACGCCCTTGCGTGGACGAACAGTTCAGGCTCGTGCTCGACCCCCAGGTCACCGGCTCCGTCTACGTCCAGAACGCCGAGAAGCACACCCACGGCGTCGGCGCCCCCGACCTCGGCCTCGCCGCCTGGCGCAGCGCCGCCATCCTCAACTCCGTCACCGGCAAGGAGCCCTACCCCCTGCCGACCCGCACCGCCTTCACCACCTTCGGCCTCCACAAAAAAGACCAGGCCCGCCCGGCACAGCAACCGGAGGGCCTGGTCCCACTCGTCGAGCAGAGGTGA
- a CDS encoding ANTAR domain-containing response regulator has product MTAPESPQPIADDDDATHVPPLTTRVVIAEDEALIRLDLKEMLEEEGYAVVGEAGDGQRAVELAREHRPDLVILDVKMPVLDGISAAELIAKESIAPVLMLTAFSQRDLVERARDAGAMAYLVKPFSKSDVVPAIEMAVSRFTELKALEQEVADLSQRLETRKLVDRAKSILQTQYGLSEPAAFRWIQKTSMDRRMSMQQVAEAVIEDAEEKKAAAKGE; this is encoded by the coding sequence GTGACCGCCCCCGAGTCGCCCCAGCCCATCGCAGACGACGACGATGCGACGCACGTCCCGCCGCTGACGACCCGCGTCGTCATCGCCGAGGACGAGGCCCTCATCCGCCTCGACCTCAAAGAGATGCTCGAAGAAGAGGGCTACGCGGTCGTGGGTGAGGCCGGTGACGGGCAGCGGGCCGTTGAGCTCGCCCGGGAGCACCGGCCCGATCTGGTGATCCTCGATGTGAAGATGCCGGTGCTCGATGGGATCTCCGCCGCGGAGTTGATCGCGAAGGAGTCGATCGCTCCGGTGTTGATGCTGACGGCGTTCAGTCAGCGGGATCTGGTGGAGCGCGCGCGGGATGCGGGTGCGATGGCGTACCTGGTGAAGCCGTTCTCGAAGAGCGATGTGGTGCCGGCGATCGAGATGGCGGTGTCGCGGTTCACGGAGTTGAAGGCGCTGGAGCAGGAGGTCGCTGACCTTTCGCAGCGTTTGGAGACGCGGAAGCTGGTGGATCGGGCGAAGTCGATTCTTCAGACGCAGTACGGGTTGTCGGAGCCGGCGGCGTTCCGGTGGATTCAGAAGACGTCGATGGATCGGCGGATGTCGATGCAGCAGGTTGCCGAGGCGGTTATTGAGGACGCTGAGGAGAAGAAGGCGGCGGCGAAGGGGGAGTAG
- a CDS encoding ABC transporter ATP-binding protein, with amino-acid sequence MTALLEVEDLRVAYGKIEAVKGISFSVEAGQVVTLIGTNGAGKTTTLRTLSGLLEPLAGQIKFDGKPLKNVPAHKIVALGMAHSPEGRHIFPRMTIEDNLRLGAYLRDDKTGIEKDIQRAYDLFPILGERRKQAAGTLSGGEQQMLAMGRALMSQPKLLMLDEPSMGLSPIMMQKIMATISELKAQGTTILLVEQNAQAALSLADHGHVMEIGKIVLSGTGQDLLHDESVRKAYLGED; translated from the coding sequence GTGACCGCACTCCTCGAAGTCGAGGACCTCCGGGTCGCCTACGGCAAAATCGAAGCCGTCAAAGGCATCTCCTTCAGCGTCGAAGCAGGACAAGTCGTCACCCTCATCGGCACCAACGGCGCCGGAAAAACCACCACCCTGCGCACCCTCTCCGGCCTCCTCGAACCCCTCGCCGGACAAATCAAATTCGACGGCAAGCCCCTCAAAAACGTACCCGCACACAAAATCGTCGCACTCGGAATGGCCCACTCCCCCGAAGGCCGCCACATCTTCCCCCGCATGACCATCGAGGACAACCTCCGCCTTGGTGCCTACCTCCGCGACGACAAAACAGGCATCGAAAAAGACATCCAACGCGCCTACGACCTCTTCCCCATCCTCGGAGAACGCCGCAAACAAGCCGCAGGCACCCTCTCCGGCGGCGAACAACAAATGCTCGCCATGGGCCGCGCACTGATGTCCCAGCCAAAGCTCCTGATGCTCGACGAGCCCTCCATGGGCCTGTCTCCCATCATGATGCAGAAAATCATGGCCACCATCAGCGAACTCAAAGCCCAAGGCACCACCATCCTGCTCGTCGAACAGAACGCCCAAGCCGCGCTCTCCCTCGCCGACCACGGACACGTCATGGAAATCGGCAAAATCGTCCTCTCCGGAACCGGACAGGACCTCCTCCACGACGAATCCGTCCGCAAGGCCTACCTCGGCGAAGACTGA
- a CDS encoding ABC transporter ATP-binding protein: protein MTSMTTTPNTVLHASGVTMRFGGLTAVRGVDLTVNSGEIVGLIGPNGAGKTTFFNCLTGLYVPTEGKVTYKDTVLPPKPHLVTKAGVARTFQNIRLFPNMTVLENVLVGRHTRTKEGLWSALLRLPGFKKAENASRERAMELLEFTGLAAKADHLSRNLPYGEQRKLEIARALASEPGLLLLDEPTAGMNPQETRAAEELIFAIRDQGIAVLVIEHDMRFIMNLCDRVSVLVQGEKLVEGTAETVQADERVIAAYLGTPFEGAPGDEEIAEVEAAETAQSTTSTEGDTP, encoded by the coding sequence GTGACCAGCATGACCACCACACCCAACACCGTCCTCCACGCCAGCGGCGTCACCATGCGCTTCGGCGGACTCACCGCCGTACGAGGCGTCGACCTCACCGTCAACAGCGGCGAAATCGTCGGCCTCATCGGACCCAACGGCGCAGGCAAAACCACCTTCTTCAACTGCCTCACCGGCCTGTACGTCCCCACCGAAGGCAAAGTGACGTACAAGGACACCGTCCTGCCCCCCAAGCCCCACCTCGTCACCAAAGCCGGCGTCGCCCGAACCTTCCAGAACATCCGGCTCTTCCCCAACATGACCGTCCTGGAAAACGTCCTCGTCGGCCGCCACACCCGCACCAAAGAAGGCCTCTGGTCCGCACTCCTGCGCCTTCCCGGATTCAAAAAAGCAGAAAACGCATCCCGCGAACGAGCCATGGAACTCCTGGAGTTCACCGGCCTCGCCGCAAAAGCCGACCACCTCTCCCGCAACCTCCCCTACGGCGAACAACGCAAGCTCGAAATAGCCCGAGCCCTCGCCAGCGAACCCGGACTCCTCCTCCTCGACGAGCCCACCGCCGGCATGAACCCCCAAGAAACCCGCGCCGCCGAAGAACTCATCTTCGCCATCCGCGACCAAGGCATCGCCGTACTCGTCATCGAGCACGACATGCGGTTCATCATGAACCTCTGCGACCGCGTCTCCGTCCTCGTCCAAGGCGAAAAACTCGTCGAAGGCACCGCCGAAACCGTCCAAGCCGACGAACGCGTCATCGCCGCCTACCTCGGCACCCCCTTCGAAGGCGCCCCCGGAGACGAGGAAATAGCCGAAGTCGAAGCCGCCGAAACGGCACAAAGCACCACCAGCACCGAAGGAGACACCCCGTGA
- a CDS encoding transcriptional regulator, producing MYGIDTRKHAVALVASGRSLNSVSKQTGISRAAIRAWQTRIEPLPRLLITPCPRCRPVPGAPEDTAAYAYLLGLYLGDGCISAHPRGVGHYLRIACADAWPGLIEACRSAIKAVRPEDQVYVLQKQGCVMVTSYGRHWPCLFPQHGPGRKHDRSIALEPWQRDIVNAHPWEFIRGLVHSDGCRITNWTTRLVGGERKRYEYPRYFFTNRSADIIRLFTSALDAVGVEWKPSNAQNTSIAKRDSVALMDQHIGPKY from the coding sequence ATGTACGGCATCGACACCCGCAAACACGCCGTCGCCCTGGTCGCGAGCGGCCGCAGCCTGAACTCCGTCAGCAAGCAGACCGGGATATCCCGCGCAGCGATACGCGCCTGGCAGACCCGGATCGAGCCGCTGCCCCGCCTGCTCATCACTCCATGCCCGAGATGCCGCCCCGTGCCGGGCGCACCGGAGGACACCGCCGCGTACGCGTATCTGCTCGGGCTCTACCTCGGCGACGGCTGCATCAGTGCGCACCCGCGCGGCGTCGGCCACTACCTGCGCATCGCATGCGCCGACGCCTGGCCCGGCCTCATCGAGGCGTGCCGAAGCGCGATCAAGGCTGTCCGCCCGGAAGATCAGGTGTACGTCCTGCAGAAGCAGGGATGCGTCATGGTGACCAGCTACGGTCGGCACTGGCCATGTCTCTTCCCGCAACACGGGCCAGGGCGAAAGCACGACCGGTCCATAGCACTCGAACCCTGGCAGCGGGACATCGTCAACGCGCACCCTTGGGAGTTCATCCGCGGCCTTGTGCACTCGGACGGCTGCCGGATCACGAACTGGACCACTCGCCTGGTCGGCGGCGAGCGCAAGCGGTACGAGTATCCGCGCTACTTCTTCACCAACAGGTCGGCGGACATCATCCGTCTCTTCACGAGCGCCCTCGACGCGGTCGGCGTCGAATGGAAGCCCTCGAATGCCCAGAACACTTCCATCGCAAAGCGGGACTCAGTCGCCTTGATGGACCAGCACATCGGTCCCAAATACTGA